The proteins below come from a single Elusimicrobiota bacterium genomic window:
- a CDS encoding alpha/beta hydrolase has protein sequence MTVLWMIIGAIIVLIVSVAWYASLEITRIPYLEVPYRPDDFGWTYETVSFRSFDGLRLSGWFVPAATPSPVTIIIQHGIGSNAGDMLLNTACLQRVGRWNLFYYNFRGHADSEGKRTSLGPLELKDLDNAIAFLKSQKPECCKRLGIYGHSLGAAVAIAGAAQHPELSAVAAESSFSYIYKTVRHFSWLYYSIPYFPFIPLALWFASLRLGRRIGDFAPVEAIRKIAPRPLLLIQPENDRRTPMWDFAELVEAAGEPKSIWVVPGADHGEPWMVDKEGYEQRLVNFFIKAFESGQGG, from the coding sequence ATGACCGTACTCTGGATGATTATCGGAGCGATCATTGTTCTGATTGTGTCGGTGGCCTGGTATGCCTCTCTGGAGATCACGCGGATCCCTTATCTGGAGGTTCCGTACCGGCCCGATGACTTCGGATGGACGTATGAAACGGTTTCGTTCCGTTCCTTCGACGGCCTGCGGTTGAGCGGCTGGTTTGTCCCGGCGGCCACGCCTTCGCCGGTGACGATCATCATCCAGCATGGCATCGGTTCCAATGCCGGGGATATGCTGCTGAACACCGCGTGCCTGCAGCGCGTTGGACGCTGGAACCTGTTCTATTACAATTTCCGCGGCCATGCCGACAGCGAAGGGAAACGGACATCGTTGGGACCGCTGGAGCTGAAGGATCTGGACAACGCCATCGCGTTTCTGAAGAGCCAGAAGCCGGAGTGCTGCAAGCGTCTGGGAATCTACGGTCACTCGCTGGGCGCGGCGGTGGCCATCGCCGGAGCCGCTCAACACCCGGAGCTTTCAGCGGTCGCGGCGGAAAGCTCTTTTTCGTATATTTACAAGACCGTCAGGCATTTTTCCTGGCTATATTATTCCATTCCGTATTTCCCGTTTATTCCTTTGGCGCTCTGGTTTGCGTCTCTGCGTCTGGGAAGGCGGATCGGCGATTTTGCCCCGGTAGAAGCCATCCGCAAAATCGCACCGCGACCTCTTCTTCTGATCCAACCGGAAAATGACCGGCGGACCCCCATGTGGGATTTTGCTGAGCTGGTCGAGGCGGCTGGAGAACCTAAATCGATTTGGGTTGTGCCCGGAGCCGACCACGGGGAACCCTGGATGGTCGACAAAGAAGGATATGAACAGCGGTTGGTAAATTTCTTTATCAAAGCTTTTGAATCCGGCCAAGGAGGCTGA
- the dapA gene encoding 4-hydroxy-tetrahydrodipicolinate synthase: MFKGSYVALVTPFKNGRVDETRLKALVEYHIDAHSDGLVPCGSTGESATLTHEEHRHVVEVVVKTARGRLPVIAGAGSNSTAETLELVRHAHKVGAQGALVVVPYYNKPTARGLYEHFRIVAKATPLPIILYNIPGRSVVNVTPETVIQLAKDCPTIVGIKEASGTMDYTSQLVSALGTDRFLILSGDDSLTIPLMALGAKGVISVIANILPGAMAELCRAWSHGHTDRALDIHKKMFPLMRSLFIETNPIPIKAAMAHLGLCREELRMPLVPMSPDNKRKLVAALKACPLLEWP, from the coding sequence ATGTTCAAAGGATCTTATGTCGCGCTGGTGACCCCGTTTAAAAACGGTCGAGTTGATGAGACCCGGCTGAAGGCCCTGGTGGAGTACCATATCGATGCGCATTCGGATGGTCTGGTTCCATGCGGTTCAACGGGGGAATCGGCCACGCTGACGCACGAGGAGCACCGGCACGTCGTGGAGGTGGTCGTGAAAACGGCCCGCGGCCGTCTTCCTGTGATCGCCGGAGCCGGATCCAATTCCACAGCGGAAACGCTGGAGTTGGTTCGCCATGCCCACAAAGTGGGGGCTCAGGGAGCGCTGGTCGTGGTCCCTTACTACAATAAGCCCACCGCCCGCGGCCTGTACGAGCACTTTCGAATCGTTGCGAAAGCCACGCCTCTGCCGATCATTCTCTACAATATTCCGGGCCGCTCCGTTGTGAACGTGACTCCGGAAACGGTTATTCAACTGGCCAAAGACTGTCCGACCATCGTCGGGATCAAGGAAGCTTCCGGCACCATGGACTACACCAGCCAGCTGGTTTCTGCGCTTGGGACGGATCGCTTCCTTATTCTTTCCGGTGATGATTCCCTGACGATTCCGCTCATGGCGTTGGGCGCCAAGGGCGTGATCTCCGTGATTGCGAACATCCTTCCTGGAGCGATGGCGGAACTCTGCCGCGCCTGGTCGCATGGCCACACGGATCGCGCGCTGGATATTCATAAGAAAATGTTTCCGCTCATGCGGTCGCTCTTTATTGAAACCAATCCCATTCCCATCAAGGCGGCGATGGCGCATCTCGGGTTGTGTCGGGAAGAACTGCGGATGCCACTCGTGCCGATGAGCCCGGACAATAAAAGGAAACTGGTCGCGGCCTTGAAGGCCTGCCCGCTTCTGGAATGGCCATGA
- a CDS encoding LL-diaminopimelate aminotransferase encodes MKYAHRIEQLPPYLFAEIDRKKKAAIDSGVDIISLGVGDPDRPTPSHIIEAGQRALAKAVNHHYPFGAGLLSYRQAIAAWMKKRFQVALDPAMEIYSIIGSKEGLGHFPFAFLNPGDVALVPDPAYPVYKNATLFAGGEPYGMPLKEERNFLPEFRRIPAGVLSRAKILFLNYPNNPIAAVAPRSFLEDVVAFAREHKLIVAFDNAYSEMYYEDVPLSFLQIPGAKEVGVEFHSLSKTYNMTGWRLGWVAGNPDIIKGLATIKDSMDSGAFQAIQEAGIAALEGPAAFVDDMRALYRRRRDLFVGALRQAGWNVRPPPATFYVWAHTPKNLPSAQVAGRLLDEAGVVCTPGVGFGPSGEGYVRFALTVEEPRLLEAVQRIQKVKW; translated from the coding sequence ATGAAATACGCCCATCGTATCGAACAGCTGCCGCCCTATCTCTTTGCCGAAATCGACCGCAAAAAAAAGGCGGCGATCGACAGTGGGGTCGATATTATTTCGCTCGGCGTGGGCGACCCGGACCGTCCAACCCCGTCCCACATTATTGAGGCCGGGCAGCGGGCGTTGGCCAAAGCGGTCAATCATCACTATCCGTTCGGCGCCGGACTCCTGAGCTACCGTCAGGCCATCGCGGCCTGGATGAAAAAGCGCTTCCAGGTGGCGCTGGACCCTGCGATGGAGATTTATTCGATCATCGGCTCCAAAGAAGGGCTTGGGCATTTTCCGTTTGCGTTTCTGAATCCCGGAGATGTAGCGCTGGTCCCGGATCCGGCGTATCCGGTTTACAAAAATGCCACGCTGTTTGCCGGGGGAGAGCCTTACGGAATGCCGCTGAAAGAGGAGCGGAATTTTCTGCCGGAGTTCCGCCGCATTCCGGCCGGTGTTTTGTCCCGGGCGAAGATCCTCTTTCTCAACTATCCGAACAACCCCATCGCCGCGGTGGCTCCCAGGAGTTTCCTGGAAGACGTCGTGGCGTTTGCCCGTGAGCACAAACTCATTGTGGCGTTCGATAACGCCTATTCTGAGATGTACTACGAAGACGTGCCGTTGAGCTTTCTTCAGATTCCCGGCGCCAAAGAGGTCGGCGTTGAATTCCATTCGCTCTCCAAGACCTACAACATGACGGGTTGGCGGTTGGGCTGGGTGGCCGGGAATCCGGACATCATCAAGGGGCTGGCCACGATCAAGGACAGCATGGACTCGGGCGCTTTCCAGGCGATTCAGGAAGCCGGAATCGCGGCGCTGGAAGGGCCGGCCGCTTTTGTCGACGACATGCGGGCGCTCTATCGTCGCCGCCGCGACCTGTTTGTCGGCGCCCTTCGTCAAGCCGGCTGGAATGTGCGCCCGCCGCCTGCGACGTTTTATGTCTGGGCGCATACACCGAAAAATCTTCCGTCTGCGCAAGTGGCAGGACGCTTGTTGGATGAAGCCGGGGTGGTCTGCACGCCCGGCGTCGGATTCGGGCCGTCTGGAGAAGGCTATGTCCGTTTTGCGCTGACCGTCGAAGAACCGCGCCTGCTCGAAGCGGTTCAACGGATTCAGAAAGTGAAATGGTAA
- the dapF gene encoding diaminopimelate epimerase, protein MKNIPFWKMSGSGNDFVVIDNRRRLLSKNIAGWARRLCDRHFGVGADGLLLLEPSRQTEFRMVYFNSDGSRARMCGNGARCIAWAAKEWGVVGQQFDFQTDAGRVQGHVAGEIVRITLSDPRDYQPALMVKATGQSYRLMFINTGVPHAVVLVSDVKKVRIAEEGRALRFHRAFGPEGANVNFVQRLNDHTLRVRTYERGVEGETLACGTGVSASAIAASLRGLVKPVVRCLTAGGDALDVDFQLHPETPKHPARQVTLKGPVRRTFAGHFENKP, encoded by the coding sequence ATGAAAAATATTCCTTTTTGGAAAATGAGCGGATCCGGCAATGACTTTGTCGTCATCGACAATCGTCGCCGCCTTCTTTCAAAGAATATCGCCGGCTGGGCGCGACGGCTGTGTGACCGGCATTTCGGAGTCGGCGCGGATGGACTTTTGCTTCTGGAACCCAGCCGTCAGACGGAGTTCCGAATGGTTTATTTCAATTCGGACGGTTCGCGCGCGAGGATGTGCGGAAACGGCGCCCGCTGCATTGCCTGGGCCGCGAAAGAGTGGGGCGTGGTCGGTCAGCAATTCGATTTTCAGACAGATGCCGGACGGGTGCAAGGTCACGTGGCTGGAGAAATCGTCCGCATCACATTGTCAGATCCGCGTGATTATCAGCCGGCCCTGATGGTGAAAGCCACTGGGCAGTCGTACCGCCTGATGTTTATCAATACCGGGGTCCCGCATGCGGTTGTGCTGGTGAGCGATGTCAAAAAAGTCCGGATCGCCGAAGAAGGGCGCGCATTACGTTTTCATCGCGCCTTTGGCCCTGAAGGGGCTAACGTCAATTTTGTTCAGCGGCTCAATGACCATACGCTCCGGGTGCGCACGTACGAGCGGGGCGTGGAAGGGGAAACGCTCGCCTGCGGCACCGGCGTTTCAGCAAGCGCCATCGCCGCGTCTCTCCGTGGATTGGTGAAGCCGGTCGTGCGCTGCCTCACCGCCGGCGGCGATGCGCTGGACGTGGATTTTCAGCTGCATCCGGAAACCCCGAAACACCCGGCCCGTCAGGTAACGCTGAAAGGGCCTGTGCGGCGGACGTTTGCTGGCCATTTTGAAAACAAACCGTGA
- the panB gene encoding 3-methyl-2-oxobutanoate hydroxymethyltransferase, with protein MDKKKLERVTVPGVMAMKKAGQRIVALTCYDYTMARLLNEAGVDLLLVGDSLGMVKLGYASTLPVTVDDMAYHTRIVARGNTRALLVTDMPYLSYHASPEEAVRNCGRMLKLGAQAVKIEGGSEMAPVIRALLAAKIPVMGHLGLTPQSVNLFGGFKVQGRERAARQKLLKEAQLLERLGVFSIVLECVPIDLARRITRALTIPTIGIGAGPSCDGQILVTDDFLGLTPPPHPRFVKTYADLRAIITQAARCYGREVRSGQYPDPSHAYSG; from the coding sequence ATGGATAAGAAGAAACTCGAGCGCGTTACAGTTCCCGGAGTGATGGCCATGAAGAAGGCCGGACAGCGGATTGTGGCTCTCACCTGCTATGACTACACGATGGCGCGGCTCTTGAACGAGGCCGGAGTCGACCTTCTTCTCGTCGGGGATTCGCTGGGCATGGTGAAACTGGGCTATGCGTCCACGCTGCCGGTCACGGTGGACGACATGGCTTACCATACCCGCATCGTGGCGCGCGGCAACACACGGGCGCTGCTCGTGACGGATATGCCGTATCTGTCCTACCACGCGTCACCCGAAGAAGCGGTGCGCAACTGCGGCCGCATGCTGAAACTGGGGGCGCAGGCCGTGAAAATCGAGGGGGGCTCGGAAATGGCCCCGGTGATCCGGGCGCTTCTGGCGGCCAAGATCCCGGTGATGGGGCACCTCGGGCTGACGCCGCAATCCGTCAATTTATTCGGTGGTTTTAAAGTGCAGGGGCGCGAGCGCGCGGCGCGGCAAAAACTATTGAAAGAGGCCCAGTTGCTGGAACGTTTAGGGGTTTTTTCCATCGTGCTGGAATGCGTGCCGATAGATCTGGCCCGCCGGATCACCCGTGCGCTCACCATTCCGACGATCGGGATCGGTGCCGGGCCGTCCTGCGACGGGCAGATTCTGGTGACCGACGATTTTCTGGGACTCACCCCGCCGCCGCATCCGCGTTTTGTGAAGACCTACGCGGATCTGCGCGCCATCATTACGCAGGCCGCCAGATGTTATGGCCGGGAGGTCCGTTCGGGTCAGTATCCCGACCCGTCGCACGCTTATTCCGGATGA
- the nadB gene encoding L-aspartate oxidase, whose protein sequence is MNDIEADYLIIGSGIAGLSAAIKLSELGTVALVSKKDFLDGATSYAQGGVAAVMSPDDSFELHAHDTIVAGAGLCKEDIVRGVVEEAPARIKELIQWGMSFAREDEEGPMFLQAEEQSFELGLEGGHSKRRVLHTGDFTGAEIARTLLQKAHLCEKVRFFEYHIAVDLITTEKLGGKPPYTCLGVYVLDRRAQRVITFRARRATLLASGGAGKVYLYTSNPDVATGDGMAMAYRAGANLSNMEFVQFHPTCLYHPSAKFFLISEAVRGEGGILRHGDGSTFMEAYHPAKELGPRDIVARAIDSELKKSGASCVYLDIRHKGEEFVKKRFPTIYQQCLRLGIDIAKDMIPVVPAAHFFCGGVQTDSIGRTTIQNLWAIGEVACTGLHGANRLASNSLLEGLVFAHRAYASLQKDQPVPNPFVKIPEWNPGNARNNDEQVIISHNWNEIRQLMWNYVGIVRSDKRLERAFRRIQVLQQEIHGYYWDFLVTPDLLELRNIATVAELVIRSAMMRQESRGLHYNLDHPDQDESLNSQDSVLQRPSASTAVPTLHFI, encoded by the coding sequence ATGAACGACATCGAAGCAGACTATCTCATCATCGGCAGCGGCATCGCCGGACTCAGCGCCGCCATCAAGCTTTCCGAACTGGGGACCGTCGCGCTGGTCTCCAAAAAGGATTTTCTGGACGGCGCGACCTCCTATGCCCAGGGGGGAGTCGCCGCGGTGATGTCGCCGGACGACAGTTTTGAGCTGCACGCTCACGATACGATCGTGGCCGGGGCCGGATTGTGCAAAGAAGACATCGTCCGGGGGGTTGTCGAGGAAGCTCCCGCACGGATCAAAGAGCTGATTCAATGGGGCATGTCCTTCGCGCGAGAGGATGAAGAAGGCCCGATGTTCCTTCAGGCCGAAGAGCAATCCTTCGAGCTGGGGTTGGAAGGCGGACATTCCAAACGCCGCGTGCTGCATACAGGGGATTTTACAGGCGCTGAAATCGCCAGGACCCTGCTTCAAAAAGCCCATCTCTGCGAAAAGGTCCGTTTCTTCGAATACCATATTGCCGTTGATCTGATCACCACCGAAAAGCTCGGAGGGAAGCCTCCCTATACCTGCCTGGGGGTTTATGTCCTGGACCGGCGGGCGCAGCGGGTGATCACCTTCCGCGCCAGACGGGCGACGCTCTTGGCCAGCGGCGGAGCCGGTAAGGTTTATCTCTACACCTCGAATCCGGACGTGGCGACCGGCGACGGCATGGCCATGGCCTACCGGGCGGGCGCCAACCTGTCCAATATGGAGTTTGTGCAGTTCCACCCAACCTGTCTGTACCATCCCAGTGCGAAATTCTTTTTGATTTCCGAGGCGGTGCGCGGTGAAGGCGGCATTCTCCGGCATGGGGACGGATCAACGTTTATGGAAGCCTATCACCCGGCGAAAGAGCTGGGGCCTCGCGATATCGTGGCCCGGGCCATCGACAGCGAACTCAAAAAAAGCGGAGCCTCCTGTGTGTATCTGGATATCCGCCATAAAGGGGAGGAGTTTGTTAAAAAACGTTTCCCGACCATCTACCAGCAGTGCCTGCGGCTTGGAATCGATATCGCGAAGGACATGATTCCCGTGGTGCCGGCGGCCCATTTTTTCTGCGGCGGCGTGCAAACGGATTCCATCGGGCGGACGACGATCCAGAACCTCTGGGCCATCGGGGAAGTCGCCTGTACCGGGCTGCACGGGGCCAACCGTCTGGCCTCCAATTCTCTTTTGGAAGGTCTGGTTTTCGCGCACCGGGCTTATGCGTCTTTGCAGAAGGACCAGCCGGTTCCCAATCCGTTCGTCAAGATCCCTGAATGGAATCCCGGCAATGCCCGCAATAATGACGAGCAAGTGATTATCTCTCACAACTGGAACGAGATCCGGCAGCTGATGTGGAACTATGTCGGGATTGTTCGCAGCGACAAGCGTCTGGAAAGGGCCTTCCGCCGCATCCAGGTGCTTCAACAGGAGATTCACGGATACTACTGGGACTTCCTCGTGACACCGGATCTTCTGGAGCTCCGGAACATCGCTACGGTGGCCGAACTGGTGATCCGCAGCGCGATGATGCGCCAGGAAAGCCGCGGTCTGCACTACAACCTGGATCATCCCGACCAAGACGAGTCGCTCAACAGCCAGGACTCGGTCCTTCAGCGTCCGTCCGCTTCGACCGCTGTTCCCACGCTTCACTTCATTTAA
- the dapB gene encoding 4-hydroxy-tetrahydrodipicolinate reductase, giving the protein MTVKLLIAGAAGRMGNRIAALAAQDPGLQVIYGLESAGRSVAAAFPIGTDTSFIEKADVVIDFTIPEATVQLLPMMRKYKKAFVVGTTGFKPEQESQITALSREIPIVKSSNMSLGVNVFFSVAQRIAQSLPEYAVHIQETHHVHKKDAPSGTALQAGGLIEKATGKKVTYESIREGEVIGDHRIFFRGPADHLELAHHAESRDILAAGALKAAQWVVRQKPGLYSMQDVFGL; this is encoded by the coding sequence ATGACCGTCAAACTCCTTATCGCGGGAGCCGCCGGCCGGATGGGGAACCGTATCGCCGCCTTGGCGGCCCAGGACCCGGGGCTCCAGGTTATTTATGGACTTGAGTCTGCGGGCCGGAGCGTTGCCGCCGCCTTCCCGATCGGGACCGACACGTCGTTCATCGAGAAAGCCGATGTGGTCATCGATTTCACCATCCCGGAAGCCACGGTCCAGCTGCTGCCGATGATGCGCAAATATAAAAAAGCCTTTGTCGTCGGAACAACCGGTTTCAAGCCGGAGCAGGAAAGCCAGATAACGGCTCTGTCCCGGGAGATCCCGATCGTGAAGTCTTCCAATATGAGTCTTGGTGTGAACGTCTTTTTCAGCGTTGCTCAGCGGATTGCGCAGTCCCTGCCGGAGTACGCGGTGCATATTCAGGAGACGCACCATGTCCACAAGAAGGACGCGCCTTCCGGAACCGCGCTTCAGGCGGGCGGGCTGATTGAAAAAGCCACGGGGAAAAAAGTGACCTACGAATCCATCCGTGAGGGCGAGGTCATCGGCGATCACCGGATTTTCTTCAGGGGCCCGGCCGATCATCTGGAGTTGGCGCATCACGCGGAGTCTCGCGACATCCTTGCCGCCGGCGCGCTCAAAGCGGCTCAATGGGTGGTTCGGCAGAAGCCCGGTCTTTATTCCATGCAGGACGTTTTCGGGTTATGA
- the panC gene encoding pantoate--beta-alanine ligase produces MKIIRSIPDMRSISFHCQQQKRSIGFVPTMGALHQGHASLMQRARKENDFVVVSIFVNPLQFGPKEDLKKYPRTWESDVQWLKHAQVDAVFIPGVHEMYPKGFATLVDVPALAQTLCGPSRPGHFCGVATVVAKLFNMVRPTRAYFGEKDYQQVCLINRMVEDLQMPVRVVACPTVREPDGLACSSRNRYLSAKDREEAVKLYQALYLGRELVERRIMTQSNRLVKRLRGVLTTIPGGRIDYISVVDPVTLESMQTIRRPALLAAALWIHKTRLIDNVIIS; encoded by the coding sequence ATGAAAATCATCCGCTCGATCCCTGACATGCGTTCCATTTCTTTTCATTGCCAACAGCAGAAGCGATCCATCGGATTTGTCCCCACCATGGGGGCGCTACATCAGGGGCATGCGTCGCTTATGCAGCGTGCCCGAAAGGAAAATGACTTTGTCGTGGTGTCGATTTTTGTCAACCCGCTGCAGTTCGGTCCGAAGGAAGATCTGAAAAAATACCCGCGGACCTGGGAATCCGATGTCCAATGGCTGAAGCACGCGCAGGTGGATGCCGTCTTTATTCCCGGTGTCCATGAGATGTATCCCAAAGGGTTTGCAACCCTTGTGGATGTGCCGGCTCTGGCTCAAACGCTCTGTGGTCCCTCTCGTCCGGGGCATTTCTGCGGGGTGGCAACCGTTGTCGCCAAGTTGTTTAACATGGTCCGGCCCACCCGCGCCTATTTCGGGGAAAAAGATTACCAGCAGGTCTGCTTGATCAACCGCATGGTGGAGGATCTGCAGATGCCGGTTCGTGTGGTGGCCTGTCCCACGGTGCGCGAACCCGACGGATTGGCCTGTTCCTCCCGGAACCGGTATCTCTCGGCGAAGGACCGGGAAGAAGCGGTGAAGCTCTATCAGGCGCTTTATTTGGGGCGGGAACTGGTGGAACGCCGCATTATGACTCAGTCGAACCGTCTCGTGAAGCGCTTGCGCGGTGTCTTGACGACGATTCCCGGCGGCCGCATCGATTATATTTCCGTCGTGGATCCGGTGACGCTGGAGTCGATGCAGACCATCCGGAGGCCGGCTTTGTTGGCCGCCGCACTCTGGATCCATAAGACCCGATTGATCGATAATGTAATCATCTCCTGA
- the folK gene encoding 2-amino-4-hydroxy-6-hydroxymethyldihydropteridine diphosphokinase, with product MVKAYIALGSNLGNRRAWITQALDRLAQTPEIHLQAVSLLTETKPVGPLDQPDFINGVAEIETTLEPLELLDRLLAVEQSLGRIRQKRWGPRTIDLDILFYGDQTVNHPRLVIPHPELKNRPFLQAALAELGVCTGEPHG from the coding sequence ATGGTAAAGGCGTATATCGCCCTGGGATCGAACCTCGGTAACCGTCGCGCCTGGATCACCCAGGCGCTGGATCGCCTGGCTCAAACACCGGAGATCCATCTGCAGGCGGTGTCCCTATTGACGGAAACCAAGCCTGTCGGGCCGCTTGATCAGCCGGATTTCATTAACGGGGTTGCTGAAATTGAAACGACGTTGGAGCCTCTGGAGTTGCTGGACCGGCTGCTGGCGGTCGAGCAGAGTTTAGGACGGATTCGACAGAAACGCTGGGGCCCAAGAACCATTGACTTGGATATCCTGTTCTATGGAGATCAAACGGTGAATCATCCTCGTCTTGTTATCCCTCATCCGGAACTGAAAAACCGCCCGTTCCTGCAGGCGGCGCTGGCGGAACTGGGTGTCTGCACGGGAGAACCCCATGGATAA